In Mycobacteriales bacterium, one DNA window encodes the following:
- a CDS encoding NAD(P) transhydrogenase subunit alpha, translated as MTPPTVGVLAETATGEHRVSVTPDVAGQLTRLGFRVLVEVGAGRAACFPDVDYLAVGGEVLTRGEVLASAHLLLSLHVPDPGTLSEGQVLLGMLAPLEQPQLMAELADRGVIAVSLDQVPRTLSRAQSMDPLTSQANVAGYKAVLVAADAYPGYFPMLMTAAGTVRPAEVLVLGAGVAGLQAIGTAKRLGAVVRGYDVRPEARGEIESLGARYLEVNALTALNALGEGGYARALTDAEAKAQRCALQDAIGHHDVVITTAQVPGRRPPVLVTTQALDRMRAGSVVVDLAAGRLGGNVEGSVPDQRVVTESGVIIIGAGNLPSAVPRAASTAYARNVLAVVASLYPEGHLVLDPQDEVSAAIVITQAGRVVHPGTAALCARQDREVDRESGLVH; from the coding sequence ATGACTCCCCCGACGGTCGGTGTGCTGGCCGAGACCGCAACGGGTGAGCACCGGGTCTCCGTCACCCCTGATGTCGCGGGTCAGCTGACCCGGCTCGGGTTCCGGGTGCTGGTCGAGGTGGGCGCCGGTCGTGCGGCCTGCTTCCCGGACGTCGACTACCTGGCCGTCGGCGGCGAGGTGCTGACACGGGGGGAGGTGCTCGCCTCGGCGCACCTGCTGCTGAGCCTGCACGTGCCAGACCCCGGCACCCTGAGCGAGGGTCAGGTGCTCCTCGGGATGCTCGCGCCGCTGGAGCAGCCGCAGTTGATGGCAGAGCTCGCAGACAGGGGTGTGATCGCGGTCAGCCTGGATCAGGTCCCGCGAACTCTCAGCCGCGCCCAGTCGATGGACCCGCTCACCTCGCAGGCGAACGTCGCGGGCTACAAGGCGGTGCTGGTGGCGGCCGACGCCTACCCGGGCTACTTCCCGATGCTCATGACGGCCGCCGGCACCGTCCGACCGGCGGAGGTCCTCGTGCTCGGGGCGGGGGTCGCCGGGCTCCAGGCCATCGGCACGGCCAAACGCCTCGGCGCGGTGGTGCGCGGGTACGACGTGCGCCCCGAGGCGAGAGGCGAGATCGAGTCCCTCGGAGCCCGGTACCTGGAGGTGAACGCCCTCACAGCCCTGAACGCCCTGGGCGAGGGCGGGTACGCCCGCGCCCTCACCGACGCCGAGGCCAAGGCCCAGCGCTGCGCGCTGCAAGACGCCATCGGCCACCACGACGTCGTCATCACCACTGCCCAGGTCCCCGGCCGGCGCCCGCCCGTCCTGGTCACGACGCAGGCGCTCGACCGGATGCGCGCCGGGTCCGTCGTCGTCGACCTCGCCGCCGGCCGGCTGGGCGGAAACGTCGAGGGCTCCGTCCCGGACCAGAGGGTCGTGACCGAGTCCGGCGTCATCATCATCGGCGCGGGCAACCTGCCGTCGGCGGTGCCACGTGCGGCCTCGACGGCCTACGCCCGCAACGTCCTTGCGGTGGTCGCCAGCCTCTACCCGGAGGGGCACCTCGTCCTCGATCCTCAGGATGAGGTGAGCGCAGCGATCGTCATCACCCAAGCCGGTCGTGTCGTCCACCCGGGCACAGCGGCGCTGTGCGCACGACAGGATCGGGAGGTAGATCGTGAGTCAGGTCTTGTTCACTGA
- a CDS encoding proton-translocating transhydrogenase family protein, translated as MSQVLFTDIAVFVLAVLIGIEVIGKVPATLHTPLMSGGNAIHGVVVVGVMLVAAATDTTWGYVLAFLAALLAAVNVVGGYVVTDRMLGMFRRPPSPERRP; from the coding sequence GTGAGTCAGGTCTTGTTCACTGACATCGCCGTGTTCGTCCTCGCGGTGCTCATCGGCATCGAGGTGATCGGCAAGGTCCCCGCGACCCTGCACACGCCCCTGATGTCCGGCGGGAACGCCATCCACGGCGTTGTCGTCGTCGGCGTGATGCTCGTCGCCGCCGCCACCGACACGACGTGGGGGTATGTGCTGGCCTTCCTGGCAGCCCTGCTCGCGGCGGTCAACGTCGTCGGTGGCTACGTCGTCACCGACCGGATGCTGGGGATGTTCCGTCGGCCCCCGTCCCCGGAGCGCCGGCCGTGA
- a CDS encoding NAD(P)(+) transhydrogenase (Re/Si-specific) subunit beta, which produces MSGFHTATHLVYLAVAACFVLGLHLMNSPRTARRGNLLSAAAMGVAVVTTTAVLVQDGTIRPRGVLVLSAGLLLGAAAGAWGARVVQLTDMPQLVSLFNAAGGGAAALVAFVDVVHRHGNVPSTSTVALAAILDVAIGALTLSGSLIAAGKLQGVISGNPVMFPGIRVVSGGFAAVVVVAGGVLYAGNGGTLALVAIGVAALGLGVTMVLPIGGADMPVVISLLNACTGSAVAMAGFMLDSVVLITAGALVGASGGILTRLMAVAMNRSLLHIVLGGFGTADTGTGAMAPSPGAGIRSTTADDVAISLAYASKVVVVPGYGLAAAQAQHEMAALAAQLTARGVEVLYAIHPVAGRMPGHMNVLLAEANVPYELMRDLDESNAELPTADVALVVGANDVTNPAARRPDSAIHGMPILDVDKARSVVVLKRSMGHGYAGIDNELYVNPRTGMYFCDAKVGIVAINAALKELVH; this is translated from the coding sequence GTGAGCGGCTTCCACACGGCCACACACCTGGTCTACCTGGCGGTGGCGGCGTGCTTCGTGCTCGGACTGCATCTGATGAACTCGCCCCGGACCGCGAGGCGGGGCAACCTGCTGTCGGCCGCTGCCATGGGCGTCGCCGTGGTCACCACGACCGCAGTGCTCGTCCAGGACGGCACGATCCGCCCGCGGGGGGTGCTCGTGCTCTCGGCCGGTCTGCTGCTGGGTGCGGCCGCGGGCGCCTGGGGGGCCCGGGTCGTCCAGCTCACGGACATGCCCCAGTTGGTGAGCCTGTTCAACGCCGCGGGCGGTGGGGCTGCCGCACTGGTCGCCTTCGTGGACGTCGTGCACCGCCACGGGAACGTCCCGTCGACCTCGACGGTGGCGCTGGCAGCGATCTTGGATGTCGCCATCGGCGCGCTCACACTGTCCGGCTCGCTGATCGCCGCGGGGAAGCTGCAGGGTGTCATCTCCGGCAACCCCGTGATGTTCCCAGGGATCCGGGTCGTGTCAGGCGGCTTCGCGGCGGTCGTCGTGGTCGCGGGTGGGGTCCTGTATGCCGGGAACGGCGGGACTCTCGCGCTCGTGGCCATCGGAGTGGCGGCACTGGGCCTCGGCGTGACGATGGTGCTGCCCATCGGCGGCGCCGATATGCCCGTTGTCATCAGCCTGCTCAACGCCTGCACCGGCAGTGCGGTGGCCATGGCTGGCTTCATGTTGGACAGCGTCGTACTCATCACCGCAGGAGCGCTGGTCGGTGCCTCCGGGGGCATCCTGACTCGGCTGATGGCCGTGGCGATGAATCGCTCGCTTCTGCACATCGTTCTGGGCGGCTTCGGCACCGCCGACACGGGGACGGGCGCGATGGCTCCCTCGCCCGGCGCCGGGATCCGCTCGACGACGGCCGACGACGTCGCGATCTCGCTGGCCTACGCCAGCAAAGTCGTCGTGGTCCCTGGGTACGGCCTGGCGGCGGCCCAGGCGCAGCACGAGATGGCGGCGCTCGCAGCGCAGCTCACCGCGCGCGGTGTCGAGGTGCTCTACGCGATCCATCCAGTAGCAGGTCGGATGCCGGGGCACATGAACGTGCTGCTCGCCGAGGCCAACGTCCCGTATGAGCTCATGCGGGACCTCGACGAGTCCAACGCCGAGCTCCCGACCGCCGACGTCGCCCTGGTCGTCGGTGCCAACGACGTCACGAACCCGGCGGCCCGTCGGCCCGATTCGGCTATCCACGGGATGCCCATCCTCGACGTGGACAAGGCCCGGAGTGTCGTCGTCCTCAAGCGGTCCATGGGGCACGGCTACGCCGGGATCGACAACGAGCTGTACGTCAACCCCCGTACCGGTATGTACTTCTGCGACGCGAAGGTCGGGATCGTAGCGATCAACGCTGCGCTCAAGGAGCTCGTGCACTGA